One Candidatus Binataceae bacterium genomic window, CAACGGCGAGCCGGCGCTCATGATCGATCGACGAACCAAGCAACCGACGCTCAATCCCGGCGCGCTGAAGACGTACCGCATGAAGCCGGGCGAGGTGATGCGGCTCAGGATTCTCAATGGCACTGACGGTATCCCGATGCAGCTCGTGATGCCGGAGCTCGAAGTCTACGTGATCGGGCAGGATGGCGTGAACCTCCTGAAGCCTGCGCTGGCGGCTACCAGTCCCAGGTCCGCAATCAAGATGGCGCCTGGCAATCGGATCGAGCTTTTGATTCGCGCGCCGCGCCATCCACTCGCGGCGACCTTGCGGACGTTGCCGCAAATGCAAGGTTCACCCACCGTGCTGAGCGAGGCGATGGGCGAGATGATGGCGATGCCGTCGTTCGCGCTGGCCAAATTCGTCGTGGCCGGAGCCCAGACGGCGATGGCGATTCCCAAGGAGCTGCCGCAGCCCGCGCGCGAGTACCCGCTGATCCAGGATCACGAAATCGCGACGCGCCGCCGCATCCTCTTCACGATGCGCCTTGCCAGCAAGCGCATCCTCACCGGCTACGAGTTTCTCATCAACGAGCAACTCTACCGCGAGACCCGAATCGATCAGAACGTGCGCCTGGGTACGGCCGAGGAGTGGACGCTCAATAACCATTCCGACGGCATCCATCCGTTTCACATCCACGTCAATTCATTCGAAGTGATGGGGACGCCGTGGGACCGTAACTATCATCGCATCCAGGACACCCTCTGGCTGCCGCCATTCTCGGAAACCAAGGTGCGCATGCGTTTCAAACAGTGGAAGGGCAAATCAGTGTTCCACTGCCATATCCTGCCCCACGAAGACACGGCAATGATCGCGAATTTCTTAATCGCGTAGCGGACTTCAGGTTCATGCGGATCCGGTGTTAGTCGAGTTCGCGAGCTTTTCCGAAGCGGTGCTTCACGCGTTCGAGCTCGCACCTCAGGTGCGCGCATTCCATCGGGTTCTCATCGTGCTCGACGCGCGTGACGACGTAATCGTCGCCGGACTGATCGCTGACGTCGATCCTTTCACCGCACAGAATGCATAGATAGACGCGAGGCATTTATCGATTCTCCCTGGCTTTGAATCGATTCAGGATAGACCAGAACGAAATCACCACAAAGGCACGCCGTCACTAATATGAAGAAATCCTTAGCGGCCGCGCGCCGTTGTGGTGAGGTTCTGCCTGATTGCTACTGCGCCGCGGTTTCGGGCTCGCCCATCCGCGCGCCCGGCAGGATAAACACGTCGGACTGACCGAGGTCGGCGTCCAGATAAACCAGATAGACGGGCAGATCGTTGCTGCCGCTGACGCGCGTGCGTGCCGAGCAACCGCATCGCACCGCCAGCGCGCTGTTGACCGTTGCGAACTCATCGAGATGCAGCGCGGCGGTCGGGAGCGCGTCGTTGGCGACCCACAAGGTCATTGTTCCATCATCAAGCTGATTGCGCGCGATGAGCTGCGTCGCGCCCGCGTTCGCTGACTTTCGTGCCCATTGCTCGAACGAGGTCTTGCTCATGCCCTTGATGTTCGGATATTCGCTGCGCAGCCCGGCGACCGCCGACGCGACGCGTTTCTTACCGCCGGTGACGCGTTCGGTAATCTCGCGGTCTGCCAGCACCCACATCTGTGGCGTCCATTTTTCAATCTCCGCGCGATCTGCCCCGGGTGCGTTCAAGTAGTTGATCGCG contains:
- a CDS encoding multicopper oxidase family protein produces the protein MNPRPVSRRQVLAGGAAIASAAMLGVWPSARASAQEGVDAYALNVAYSERTLAGFRMRTRTYNASLPGPLMVTRPGHMLRVTLSNSLPPNPPATPAFGVDPENNPYDFNTTNLHMHGMQIVPHLFAPVGTSNPASAFIAINHGESLTYDFQIPDDHPSGLYWYHPHHHGSATVQVGGGMAGLVLVKGPIDEVPEIKAARDELLAIQNPKINPLPDGKWGWEPIAYKEPDQGGFAFMTQIELLTVNGEPALMIDRRTKQPTLNPGALKTYRMKPGEVMRLRILNGTDGIPMQLVMPELEVYVIGQDGVNLLKPALAATSPRSAIKMAPGNRIELLIRAPRHPLAATLRTLPQMQGSPTVLSEAMGEMMAMPSFALAKFVVAGAQTAMAIPKELPQPAREYPLIQDHEIATRRRILFTMRLASKRILTGYEFLINEQLYRETRIDQNVRLGTAEEWTLNNHSDGIHPFHIHVNSFEVMGTPWDRNYHRIQDTLWLPPFSETKVRMRFKQWKGKSVFHCHILPHEDTAMIANFLIA